The following are encoded together in the Pungitius pungitius chromosome 7, fPunPun2.1, whole genome shotgun sequence genome:
- the LOC134132205 gene encoding tripartite motif-containing protein 16-like codes for MAEVTPQLLETIDCSVCLDVLKDPVTIPCGHSYCMRCINNCWNMDNKRRIPCCPDCREIYTVRPDLVKNTTLANLVEQLNAVQPAAADPCYAEPKDVACDFCTGRKLKAFKSCLVCLASYCEKHLLPHYDVAALKHHNLLDPSKKLQDNLCSLHGEVMKIFCRTDQHSICYLCFMDEHKDHDTVSAAAERTERQRKLEVSRLNIQQRIQDREEGVKLLRQEEEKINKAVKDSDDIFIELMLFTGEKSSIVKAKVKSQDSIEDRQSVALQEKLQQEISELKRRDTELQELSHTGNLNQFLQNYPSGSPLSDSTDSFSINIRPPSCFEAFTRVLLEIRDKLEDVLKEKWTNVFLTVAEVEALLSQSEPNTRAGFLKHSLTIPLDPNTAHTELSLSDGNKKAALGRQKQPYCCHPDRFCECEQVLSRESLVNRCYWEVEWRGEVVVAVAYKDISRKGDCDEVTFGLNDKSWALTCAKSNYIFRHNRIVTPISGPVSSRVGVYLDHTAGLLSFYSVSETMTLLHRVHTTFTQPLYAGIQLVNCGDTAEFK; via the coding sequence ATCCCTTGCTGCCCGGACTGCAGGGAGATCTACACAGTGAGGCCTGACCTGGTGAAGAACACCACGTTAGCAAATCTAGTGGAGCAACTGAATGCAGTCCAACCTGCTGCTGCCGATCCCTGCTATGCTGAACCTAAAGATGTGGCCTGTGATTTCTGCACTGGGAGGAAGCTGAAAGCCTTCAAGTcctgtttggtgtgtttggCTTCTTACTGTGAGAAACACCTTCTGCCTCATTACGATGTGGCTGCATTGAAGCATCACAACCTGCTGGACCCCTCCAAGAAGCTCCAAGACAACCTCTGCTCTCTTCATGGTGAGGTGATGAAGATCTTCTGTCGTACTGATCAGCACAGCATCTGTTATCTCTGCTTTATGGATGAACATAAAGACCACGACACGgtctcagctgcagcagaaaggactgagaggcagagaaagcTGGAGGTGAGTCGACTCAACATCCAGCAGAGAAtccaggacagagaggaaggtgtGAAGCTGCttcgacaggaggaggagaaaatcaACAAAGCAGTGAAGGACAGTGACGACATCTTCATTGAGCTGATGTTGTTCACGGGGGAAAAAAGCTCTATTGTGAAGGCGAAGGTCAAATCTCAGGACAGCATTGAAGACAGACAAAGTGTAGCTCttcaggagaagctgcagcaggagatctctgagctgaagaggagagacacggagctgcaggagctctCACACACAGGAAATCTCAACCAGTTCCTCCAGAACTACCCCTCCGGGTCCCCCCTCAGTGACTCTACAGACTCATTCAGCATCAACATCCGTCCTCCGAGCTGCTTTGAGGCCTTCACAAGGGTTCTGTTAGAAATCAGAGACAAACTAGAGGACGTCCTGAAAGAGAAATGGACTAACGTCTTCCTGACTGTGGCTGAAGTGGAGGCTTTACTCTCACAATCAGAGCCAAACACCAGAGCtggctttttaaaacattcactTACAATCCCACTGGATCCAAACACGGCACACACAGAGCTGTCATTATCTGATGGGAACAAAAAAGCAGCATTAGGGAGACAAAAACAGCCTTATTGTTGTCACCCAGATAGATTCTGTGAATGTGAGCAGGTCCTGAGTAGAGAGAGTCTGGTTAACCGTtgttactgggaggtggagtggagaggagaggttGTTGTAGCAGTCGCATACAAGGATATCAGCAGAAAAGGGGACTGTGATGAAGTTACATTTGGATTGAATGACAAATCTTGGGCATTAACTTGTGCAAAAAGCAATTATATCTTCCGACACAACCGCATTGTAACCCCCATTTCAGGTCCTGTGTCCTCCAGAGTAGGAGTGTACCTGGACCACACAGCAGGccttctgtccttctacagCGTCTCTGAAACCATGACGCTCCTCCACAGAGTCCACACCACGTTCACTCAGCCTCTCTATGCTGGAATTCAGCTTGTCAACTGTGGAGACACTGCTGAGTTCAAATAG
- the LOC119217237 gene encoding interferon-induced protein with tetratricopeptide repeats 1-like, which translates to MSAAHSQTTLRSKLEALECHFTWALDTTRIFLLRRRDILVDIGTEEGNSWLGHIYNLRGFIQCKLGSTEEALSLFLQAAEAFRQMRRADEGPWLVVNYGNLAWLHDLLGDQAKSEDYLSKVDALKKKYPTPSEDELHAELYAEKAWTLMKFSAKRELVSDYFQKAIRMQPDRVEWNTSHVIGLANAFKRGSREMEADILDEMRDAKVQDPENLYLAAYYLQLRAMKGPDIKDEARDLAERILRNPVSSYSGMSAILHVYRICGLIDEAIVLAEKALENHPDERYLKRCAALTLKWKIIFFSESGVDESMIDKAVSLHKEVISLYPDLALVKEMDLANIYAKSNHSKAKAKRLYQQLLKRELEPAEKQVLYNHYAKYLIFDLKDYNQSIEYHMKAAKIPIKSFYRENSIKVLEKIKNKGRNRKCREIEECLQNLQEP; encoded by the exons ATGAG TGCTGCTCACAGTCAAACAACACTGAGGTCCAAACTAGAGGCCCTGGAGTGCCACTTTACCTGGGCTCTGGACACCACAAGGATCTTTCTTTTACGTCGCCGCGACATCCTGGTGGACATCGGCACGGAGGAGGGAAACAGCTGGCTGGGTCACATCTACAACCTGAGGGGGTTCATTCAGTGCAAGCTGGGCTCCACCGAAGAAGCCCTGAGTTTGTTCCTCCAGGCTGCAGAGGCCTTCCGCCAGATGAGACGGGCAGATGAAGGTCCCTGGTTGGTGGTGAATTACGGGAACCTGGCTTGGCTGCACGACCTCCTGGGAGACCAAGCAAAGAGCGAGGATTACCTTTCAAAGGTTGACGCCCTGAAGAAGAAATACCCAACTCCATCAGAGGACGAGCTCCATGCAGAGCTCTACGCTGAAAAAGCCTGGACCCTGATGAAGTTCAGCGCAAAACGAGAGCTGGTGTCAGATTACTTCCAGAAAGCCATCAGGATGCAGCCAGACAGGGTGGAGTGGAACACCAGTCACGTCATCGGGTTAGCGAATGCTTTTAAACGAGgcagcagagagatggaggctgACATCTTGGATGAAATGAGAGACGCCAAGGTACAGGATCCAGAGAACTTGTACCTCGCTGCTTACTACCTGCAGCTACGTGCAATGAAAGGGCCAGACATTAAAGACGAAGCACGTGACTTAGCTGAAAGGATTTTAAGAAACCCTGTCAGCAGCTATAGTGGTATGAGTGCAATACTTCATGTCTACAGAATCTGTGGATTAATTGATGAGGCCATTGTTTTGGCAGAAAAGGCTCTGGAAAACCATCCAGATGAACGCTATCTGAAGAGATGTGCTGCACTAACTCTCAAATGGAAGATCATTTTTTTCAGTGAGAGTGGCGTAGATGAGAGCATGATTGACAAAGCAGTCAGTCTCCACAAGGAGGTGATTTCTCTTTACCCTGATTTGGCCCTTGTGAAGGAAATGGACCTCGCAAATATATATGCAAAGTCCAATCACAGCAAGGCTAAAGCCAAACGTTTGTACCAACAACTGCTAAAAAGGGAGCTGGAACCTGCAGAGAAACAGGTGCTTTACAACCACTATGCAAAATATCTCATCTTTGATCTAAAAGATTATAACCAATCAATAGAATATCACATGAAGGCGGCAAAGATACCGATAAAATCCTTCTATCGTGAGAACAGCATCAAAGTTCTTGAGAAGATTAAAAACAAAGGCAGGAACCGAAAGTGTAGAGAAATAGAGGAGTGTCTGCAAAACCTGCAAGAGCCATAG
- the LOC134102904 gene encoding interferon-induced protein with tetratricopeptide repeats 1-like, with the protein MSAAHSQTTLRSKLEALECHFTWALDTTRIFLLRRRDILVDIGTEEGNSWLGHIYNLRGFIQCKLGSTEEALSLFLQAAEAFRQMRRADEGPWLVVNYGNLAWLHDLLGDQAKSDDYLSKVDALKKKYPTPSEDELHAELYAEKAWTLMKFSAKRELVSDYFQKAIRMQPDRVEWNTSHVIGLANAFKRGSREMEADILDEMRDAKVQDPENLYLAAYYLQLRAMKGPDIKDEARDLAERILRNPVSSYSGMSAILHVYRICGLIDEAIVLAEKALENHPDERYLKRCAALTLKWKIIFFSESGVDESMIDKAVSLHKEVISLYLDLALVKEMDLANIYAKSNHSKAKAKRLYQQLLKRELEPAEKQVLYNHYAKYLFFDLKDDNQSIDYHMKAAAIPIPSLSRENSIRVLEKNKGWHPKCREIEECLQNLQEP; encoded by the exons ATGAG TGCTGCTCACAGTCAAACAACACTGAGGTCCAAACTAGAGGCCCTGGAGTGCCACTTTACCTGGGCTCTGGACACCACAAGGATCTTTCTTTTACGTCGCCGCGACATCCTGGTGGACATCGGCACGGAGGAGGGAAACAGCTGGCTGGGTCACATCTACAACCTGAGGGGGTTCATTCAGTGCAAGCTGGGCTCCACCGAAGAAGCCCTGAGTTTGTTCCTCCAGGCTGCAGAGGCCTTCCGCCAGATGAGACGGGCAGATGAAGGTCCCTGGTTGGTGGTGAATTACGGGAACCTGGCTTGGCTGCACGACCTCCTGGGAGACCAAGCAAAGAGCGATGATTACCTTTCAAAGGTTGACGCCCTGAAGAAGAAATACCCAACTCCATCAGAGGACGAGCTCCATGCAGAGCTCTACGCTGAAAAAGCCTGGACCCTGATGAAGTTCAGCGCAAAACGAGAGCTGGTGTCAGATTACTTCCAGAAAGCCATCAGGATGCAGCCAGACAGGGTGGAGTGGAACACCAGTCACGTCATCGGGTTAGCGAATGCTTTTAAACGAGgcagcagagagatggaggctgACATCTTGGATGAAATGAGAGACGCCAAGGTACAGGATCCAGAGAACTTGTACCTCGCTGCTTACTACCTGCAGCTACGTGCAATGAAAGGGCCAGACATTAAAGACGAAGCACGTGACTTAGCTGAAAGGATTTTAAGAAACCCTGTCAGCAGCTATAGTGGTATGAGTGCAATACTTCATGTCTACAGAATCTGTGGATTAATTGATGAGGCCATTGTTTTGGCAGAAAAGGCTCTGGAAAACCATCCAGATGAACGCTATCTGAAGAGATGTGCTGCACTAACTCTCAAATGGAAGATCATTTTTTTCAGTGAGAGTGGCGTAGATGAGAGCATGATTGACAAAGCAGTCAGTCTCCACAAGGAGGTGATTTCTCTTTACCTTGATTTGGCCCTTGTGAAGGAAATGGACCTCGCAAATATATATGCAAAGTCCAATCACAGCAAGGCTAAAGCCAAACGTTTGTACCAACAACTGCTAAAAAGGGAGCTGGAACCTGCAGAGAAACAGGTGCTTTACAACCACTATGCAAAATATCTCTTCTTCGATCTAAAGGATGACAACCAGTCAATAGATTATCACATGAAGGCAGCAGCAATACCGATACCATCCCTCTCTCGTGAGAACAGCATCAGAGTTCTTGAGAAGAATAAAGGATGGCACCCAAAGTGTAGAGAAATAGAGGAGTGTCTGCAAAACCTGCAAGAGCCATAG
- the LOC134132204 gene encoding E3 ubiquitin/ISG15 ligase TRIM25-like, with protein MAEVTPQLLETIDCSVCLDVLKDPVTIPCGHSYCMRCINNCWNMDNKRRIPCCPDCREIYTVRPDLVKNTTLANLVEQLNAVQPAAADPCYAEPKDVACDFCTGRKLKAFKSCLVCLASYCEKHLQPHYDVAALKHHNLLDPSKKLQDNLCSLHGEVMKIFCRTDQHSICYLCFMDEHKDHDTVSAAAERTERQKKLEVSRLNIQQRIQDREEGVKLLRQEEEKINKAVKDSDDIFIELMLFTGEKSSIVKAKVKSQDSIEDRQSVALQEKLQQEISELKRRDTELQELSHTGNLNQFLQNYPSGSPLSESTDSFSINIRPPSCFEAFTRVLLEIRDKLEDVLKEKWTNVFLTVAEVEALLSQSEPNTRAGFLKHSLTIPLDPNTAHTELSLSDGNKKAALGSQKQPYRCHPDRFCECEQVLSRESLVNRCYWEVEWRGEVVVAVAYKDISRKGDCDEVTFGLNDKSWALTCAKSNYIFRHNRIVTPISGPVSSRVGVYLDHTAGLLSFYSVSETMTLLHRVHTTFTQPLYAGIQLVNCGDTAEFK; from the coding sequence ATGGCTGAAGTAACACCTCAGCTGTTGGAGACCATCGACTGTTCCGTCTGTCTGGACGTGCTGAAGGACCCAGTGACGATTCCCTGTGGACACAGCTACTGCATGCGCTGCATTAACAACTGCTGGAATATGGACAACAAGAGAAGAATCCCTTGCTGCCCGGACTGCAGGGAGATCTACACAGTGAGGCCTGACCTGGTGAAGAACACCACGTTAGCAAATCTAGTGGAGCAACTGAATGCAGTCCAACCTGCTGCTGCCGATCCCTGCTATGCTGAACCTAAAGATGTGGCCTGTGATTTCTGCACTGGGAGGAAGCTGAAAGCCTTCAAGTcctgtttggtgtgtttggCTTCTTACTGTGAGAAACACCTTCAGCCTCATTACGATGTGGCTGCATTGAAGCATCACAACCTGCTGGACCCCTCCAAGAAGCTCCAAGACAACCTCTGCTCTCTTCATGGTGAGGTGATGAAGATCTTCTGTCGTACTGATCAGCACAGCATCTGTTATCTCTGCTTTATGGATGAACATAAAGACCACGACACGgtctcagctgcagcagaaaggaCTGAGAGGCAGAAAAAGCTGGAGGTGAGTCGACTCAACATCCAGCAGAGAAtccaggacagagaggaaggtgtGAAGCTGCttcgacaggaggaggagaaaatcaACAAAGCAGTGAAGGACAGTGACGACATCTTCATTGAGCTGATGTTGTTCACGGGGGAAAAAAGCTCTATTGTGAAGGCGAAGGTCAAATCTCAGGACAGCATTGAAGACAGACAAAGTGTAGCTCttcaggagaagctgcagcaggagatctCTGAGCTGAAGAGGAGAGACACTGAGCTGCAGGAGCTCTCACACACAGGAAATCTCAACCAGTTCCTCCAGAACTACCCCTCCGGGTCCCCCCTCAGTGAGTCTACAGACTCATTCAGCATCAACATCCGTCCTCCGAGCTGCTTTGAGGCCTTCACAAGGGTTCTGTTAGAAATCAGAGACAAACTAGAGGACGTCCTGAAAGAGAAATGGACTAACGTCTTCCTGACTGTGGCTGAAGTGGAGGCTTTACTCTCACAATCAGAGCCAAACACCAGAGCtggctttttaaaacattcactTACAATCCCACTGGATCCAAACACGGCACACACAGAGCTGTCATTATCTGATGGGAACAAAAAAGCAGCATTAGGGAGCCAAAAACAGCCTTATCGTTGTCACCCAGATAGATTCTGTGAATGTGAGCAGGTCCTGAGTAGAGAGAGTCTGGTTAACCGTtgttactgggaggtggagtggagaggagaggttGTTGTAGCAGTCGCATACAAGGATATTAGCAGAAAAGGGGACTGTGATGAAGTTACATTTGGATTGAATGACAAATCTTGGGCATTAACTTGTGCAAAAAGCAATTATATCTTCCGACACAACCGCATTGTAACCCCCATTTCAGGTCCTGTGTCCTCCAGAGTAGGAGTGTACCTGGACCACACAGCAGGccttctgtccttctacagCGTCTCTGAAACCATGACGCTCCTCCACAGAGTCCACACCACGTTCACTCAGCCTCTCTATGCTGGAATTCAGCTTGTCAACTGTGGAGACACTGCTGAGTTCAAATAG